In Hymenobacter aquaticus, a single window of DNA contains:
- a CDS encoding 4Fe-4S dicluster domain-containing protein gives MHFSIQNILFLLVAVAGFGLFAWQVRKVRANILVGRDRDMSGNVSERLNKTLLVAFGQQKMFKRITPALLHLIVYVGFIVINVEVIEIMIDGLFGTHRALSFLGPLYSLLVGTNEVLGALVIVAVAAFWWRRNVGGVRRFTGPELRMWPKLDANIILYVEVILMVALFTMNAADLKLHQLEGAELPGAFPISSLLTGLLPSSVGALEVLERVGWWAHIVGILCFLNYLPSSKHFHIIMAFPNVYYSRLVPQGQFSNVDSITHEVKAMMDPSYQVPAPATNPDGSAMAPTPFGAKDVDDLAWTNLLNAYSCTECGRCTSVCPANLTGKLLSPRKIIMDTRDRVEEKYNSPLIFQPNLYGTEAKHAGQEVLDKETHTLLRGYVTPEELWACTTCNACVEACPVNINPLESIIEMRRFLVLEESAAPNSLNVMFSNIENNGAPWAFSPSDRFNWADDLFVTEKA, from the coding sequence GTGCATTTTTCTATCCAAAACATCCTCTTCTTGCTCGTCGCGGTGGCAGGCTTCGGCTTGTTTGCGTGGCAGGTCCGCAAGGTCCGGGCAAATATTCTGGTCGGGCGCGACCGGGACATGTCGGGCAACGTCAGTGAGCGGCTCAACAAAACCCTGCTGGTGGCCTTCGGTCAGCAGAAGATGTTCAAGCGGATTACCCCGGCCCTGTTACACCTGATTGTGTACGTGGGTTTCATCGTCATCAACGTCGAGGTTATCGAGATTATGATTGACGGCCTGTTTGGCACCCACCGCGCCCTGAGCTTTCTGGGGCCGCTGTATAGCCTGCTGGTGGGGACCAACGAAGTGCTCGGCGCGCTGGTAATTGTTGCCGTGGCGGCCTTCTGGTGGCGGCGCAACGTGGGCGGCGTACGCCGCTTCACGGGCCCGGAGCTGCGGATGTGGCCCAAGCTGGACGCCAACATCATTCTCTACGTCGAAGTGATTCTGATGGTCGCCCTGTTCACGATGAACGCCGCCGACCTGAAGCTGCACCAGCTGGAAGGAGCGGAGCTGCCCGGCGCCTTCCCCATCAGCTCTTTGCTGACGGGCCTGCTGCCCAGCAGCGTGGGCGCGCTGGAAGTGCTGGAGCGCGTGGGCTGGTGGGCGCACATCGTGGGCATTCTCTGCTTTCTGAACTACCTGCCCAGCAGCAAGCACTTCCACATCATCATGGCGTTTCCGAACGTGTATTACTCGCGCCTGGTACCGCAGGGGCAGTTTTCCAACGTCGACAGCATCACCCACGAGGTGAAGGCCATGATGGACCCCAGCTACCAGGTGCCCGCCCCGGCCACCAACCCCGACGGCTCGGCGATGGCGCCCACGCCTTTCGGGGCTAAGGACGTGGACGACCTGGCCTGGACCAACCTGCTGAACGCCTATTCCTGCACCGAGTGCGGCCGTTGCACCTCGGTATGCCCCGCCAACCTGACGGGCAAGCTGCTTTCGCCCCGCAAAATCATCATGGACACCCGCGACCGGGTGGAGGAGAAGTATAACTCGCCGCTGATTTTTCAGCCCAACCTCTACGGTACCGAAGCCAAACACGCCGGGCAGGAAGTGCTCGACAAGGAAACCCACACGCTGCTTCGCGGCTATGTAACGCCCGAGGAGCTCTGGGCCTGCACTACCTGCAATGCCTGCGTAGAAGCCTGTCCCGTGAACATCAACCCGCTGGAAAGCATCATCGAAATGCGCCGCTTCCTGGTGCTGGAAGAGTCGGCCGCGCCGAACTCCCTGAACGTGATGTTCTCCAACATCGAAAACAACGGCGCGCCCTGGGCCTTCTCGCCTTCCGACCGTTTCAACTGGGCCGACGACCTGTTCGTGACCGAAAAAGCATAA
- a CDS encoding J domain-containing protein: MSQNHYQLLGVSATATAQEIKLAYKQLAIRFHPDKHGGSTQFEDQFKAISAAYRILSDPARRAAYDHQLRAAVLRAEEARRQQQFRAQGQHVYGVPMPPAAPLRTRRPAGSTERHYQKMAARRPRFTRRDYLLTAGLFLLLLLFIVSVKVTMDHVSAVSNYENGLRAYAERKWSTAHGFFSEAIAFKPSYRQALRRRAEIEQLVYQNYKAARTDYQLALRQDNPPAEAALLLYRLGQCQANLAQKTSAQQSLTRALALDSTLSGAWLARGELRLFDLLQFQAAADDFSVGLRQRAAAGKKPVLKYVTYRGLAFYKLRDFSAARQDYREVLLQDPKNGQVHFLLGRLAQQEGNTAAACEFFRRAVQLGYLYAGEALSQSCP; the protein is encoded by the coding sequence TTGAGCCAAAATCATTATCAGCTTCTGGGGGTCTCGGCCACGGCTACGGCCCAGGAAATAAAACTGGCTTACAAGCAGTTGGCCATCCGGTTTCACCCCGATAAGCACGGCGGTAGCACCCAGTTCGAAGACCAGTTCAAAGCCATCAGCGCCGCTTACCGCATCTTGAGCGACCCGGCCCGGCGCGCCGCCTACGACCACCAGCTCCGGGCCGCCGTGCTGCGGGCTGAGGAAGCGCGGCGCCAGCAGCAGTTCCGGGCCCAGGGCCAGCACGTGTACGGCGTGCCCATGCCGCCCGCCGCCCCGCTGCGCACCCGTCGCCCCGCCGGCTCCACCGAGCGGCATTACCAGAAAATGGCGGCGCGCCGCCCCCGCTTTACCCGCCGCGACTACCTACTCACGGCCGGCCTGTTTCTGTTGCTGCTGCTGTTCATCGTATCGGTGAAGGTGACGATGGACCACGTCTCGGCGGTGAGCAACTACGAAAACGGCCTGCGGGCCTACGCCGAGCGGAAATGGAGCACGGCCCACGGCTTTTTCTCGGAAGCCATTGCCTTTAAGCCCTCTTACCGGCAGGCGTTGCGCCGGCGGGCCGAGATTGAGCAGCTGGTGTACCAGAACTATAAGGCCGCCCGCACCGACTACCAGCTGGCCCTGCGGCAGGACAACCCGCCGGCGGAAGCCGCGCTGCTGCTCTACCGCCTGGGCCAGTGCCAGGCCAATCTGGCCCAGAAAACCTCGGCTCAGCAAAGCCTCACCCGCGCCTTGGCTCTCGACTCGACGCTGAGCGGAGCCTGGCTGGCCCGGGGCGAGCTGCGCCTGTTCGATCTGCTCCAGTTTCAGGCGGCCGCCGACGACTTCTCGGTGGGCCTGCGGCAGCGGGCCGCGGCCGGCAAAAAGCCCGTGCTGAAATATGTAACGTACCGGGGGCTGGCCTTCTATAAGCTGCGCGACTTCAGCGCTGCCCGCCAGGACTACCGGGAGGTTTTGCTCCAGGACCCCAAAAACGGGCAGGTGCATTTTCTGCTGGGCCGCCTGGCGCAGCAGGAAGGCAACACGGCCGCCGCCTGCGAGTTTTTCCGGCGGGCCGTGCAGCTGGGCTATTTATACGCGGGCGAGGCCCTGAGCCAAAGCTGCCCGTAG
- a CDS encoding phage holin family protein — MAYDDDASKTPRNDSLVGNLKGYLDTRIDLVRLEVQEKVKLAFVGTVHGVAMGLIGLMFLIFLSIFAGLALNEAFDSSFWGFGAVAGFYLLLLIVFLIGVDKKLFQGLADKLLNNTIYKSDKRQA, encoded by the coding sequence ATGGCTTACGACGACGACGCTTCTAAAACGCCCCGCAACGACAGCTTGGTGGGCAACCTGAAAGGCTACCTCGACACCCGCATCGACCTTGTCCGACTCGAAGTTCAGGAGAAAGTCAAGCTGGCTTTTGTCGGCACCGTGCATGGTGTCGCCATGGGCCTGATCGGGCTGATGTTCCTGATTTTCCTGAGCATCTTTGCCGGCCTGGCTCTCAACGAGGCGTTCGACAGCTCATTCTGGGGCTTCGGAGCAGTAGCCGGCTTCTACCTGCTGCTACTGATTGTTTTCCTGATTGGGGTCGACAAAAAGCTGTTTCAGGGCCTGGCTGACAAGCTGCTCAACAACACCATCTACAAATCTGACAAGCGTCAAGCATAA
- a CDS encoding geranylgeranylglyceryl/heptaprenylglyceryl phosphate synthase, with product MRLTSLHETLSKRRARGQKSLAVLLDPDHLDEAGCRHLLELSEAHPVDYFFVGGSLVMNSHQASLIRLIKSCSAVPVLLFPSHSLHLDTQADGILLLSLISGRNPDFLIGQHVVAAPLLRASNLQILPTGYMLVDTGRQTTASYMSGTTPLPYDKPTIAACTAMAGEQLGLRLMYLDGGSGAMYPVSSAMIRAVRQATETPLIVGGGINTAEKAHAALSAGADVIVIGNQIEKAPEFLAEMSKVVRTFNAVLDVKV from the coding sequence ATGCGCCTCACCAGTCTGCATGAAACCCTCAGTAAGCGCCGCGCCCGGGGCCAGAAGTCACTGGCCGTCCTGCTCGACCCAGACCATCTGGACGAGGCCGGGTGCCGGCATTTATTGGAGTTGAGTGAAGCACACCCGGTAGACTATTTCTTTGTGGGCGGCAGCCTGGTGATGAATTCTCACCAGGCGTCGCTCATTCGTTTGATAAAGAGCTGCAGCGCCGTGCCAGTGCTGCTCTTTCCCAGCCACAGCCTGCACCTCGACACCCAGGCCGACGGCATTCTGCTGCTGTCCCTGATTTCGGGCCGCAACCCCGACTTTCTGATTGGGCAGCACGTGGTGGCGGCCCCGCTGCTGCGCGCCAGCAACCTGCAGATTCTGCCCACCGGCTACATGCTGGTTGATACCGGCCGGCAGACGACGGCCAGCTACATGAGCGGCACTACTCCCCTGCCCTACGACAAGCCCACCATTGCGGCCTGCACGGCCATGGCCGGCGAGCAGCTGGGTTTGCGCCTGATGTACCTCGACGGGGGCAGCGGCGCCATGTATCCGGTTTCCTCCGCCATGATCCGGGCTGTGCGCCAGGCCACCGAAACGCCCTTAATCGTCGGCGGCGGCATCAACACCGCCGAAAAGGCGCACGCGGCGCTGTCGGCCGGAGCCGACGTGATTGTCATCGGCAACCAGATTGAGAAGGCGCCGGAGTTCCTGGCCGAAATGTCGAAAGTGGTGCGCACGTTCAACGCCGTGCTGGACGTAAAGGTATAG
- a CDS encoding helix-turn-helix domain-containing protein, whose translation MEDYNKVIESLGVRYIKAKNLVLQQPFTVRNYYDVGNNLILLHKGRIAFGDEEQTVEEGEMLFIPGGRATKVSYGEAAGKTITNDDLISNKDKFFHSNADLDLIGDAEESHSHVSFEAKVFDSVNFFASLDVPAFLITGNSKLANLVIKVVEESLQELPGRERLITIYTENIVVEIVRYILKNKMFVEQLATNSTYFKDPRLIDLFNYIKENIGGDLSNKVLSSVANVSEDYVGQYFKMLTGINPQDYIEYQRMERAVFLLRTTKKSIRDIGKEVGYKDTAYFCRRFKMMFGIPAGKMRRRESAMNI comes from the coding sequence ATGGAAGATTACAATAAAGTGATAGAGTCGCTTGGTGTACGATACATTAAAGCGAAGAATCTGGTCCTCCAGCAGCCGTTCACGGTTCGGAATTACTATGACGTCGGCAACAACCTGATCCTGCTTCACAAGGGCCGCATTGCTTTCGGCGACGAGGAGCAAACGGTAGAAGAAGGCGAAATGCTCTTCATCCCCGGGGGCCGCGCTACCAAGGTGAGCTACGGCGAAGCCGCTGGTAAGACGATTACCAACGACGACCTGATCAGCAACAAGGATAAGTTTTTCCACTCCAACGCTGATCTGGACCTGATCGGGGATGCCGAAGAAAGCCACAGCCACGTGAGCTTCGAGGCCAAGGTGTTCGACTCGGTAAACTTCTTCGCCTCGCTCGACGTGCCCGCCTTCCTGATTACCGGCAACTCCAAGCTGGCCAATCTGGTGATTAAGGTGGTGGAAGAGAGCCTGCAGGAGCTGCCCGGCCGGGAGCGTCTCATCACCATCTACACCGAGAACATCGTGGTGGAGATTGTGCGCTACATCCTCAAGAACAAGATGTTCGTGGAGCAGCTGGCCACCAACAGCACCTACTTCAAGGACCCGCGCCTCATCGACCTGTTCAACTACATCAAGGAGAACATCGGCGGCGACTTGTCGAACAAGGTGCTGTCGAGCGTGGCCAACGTGTCGGAAGACTACGTGGGCCAGTACTTCAAGATGCTGACCGGCATCAACCCCCAGGACTACATCGAGTACCAGCGCATGGAGCGCGCCGTATTCCTGCTACGTACTACCAAGAAAAGCATCCGCGACATTGGCAAGGAAGTCGGCTACAAGGACACGGCCTACTTCTGCCGCCGCTTCAAGATGATGTTCGGCATTCCGGCCGGCAAGATGCGCCGCCGCGAATCGGCCATGAACATCTAG
- a CDS encoding acyl-CoA dehydrogenase translates to MDFQLTEEQLAVQAAARDFAQSELWAGVIERDEHQKFPAEQIKKMGELGFLGMMVSPEYGGGGMDTVSYVLAMEEISKVDASCSVIMSVNNSLVCWGLEKYGTEEQKRKYLPKLTSGEIIGAFCLSEPEAGSDATMQRTTAEDKGDHYLLNGTKNWITNGSSASVYLVVAQTNPELKHRGINVLIVDKDMPGFVVGPKENKLGIRGSDTHSLMFTDVKVPKENRIGEDGFGFKFAMQVLAGGRIGIAAQALGIASGAFELSLKYSKERKAFGVEIAKHQAIQFKLADMATNIDAARLLCLQAAHDKDAHQDYAKSGAMAKLFASKVAMDTAVEAVQIHGGYGFVKEFHVERMMRDAKITQIYEGTSEIQKIVISRELLK, encoded by the coding sequence ATGGATTTCCAGCTCACCGAAGAACAACTCGCCGTACAGGCCGCCGCCCGTGATTTTGCCCAGAGTGAACTATGGGCCGGCGTTATTGAGCGCGACGAACACCAGAAATTCCCCGCCGAGCAAATCAAGAAGATGGGCGAGTTGGGCTTCCTGGGCATGATGGTGAGCCCCGAGTACGGCGGCGGCGGCATGGATACGGTTTCCTACGTGCTGGCCATGGAAGAAATTTCCAAGGTCGATGCCTCCTGCTCCGTTATTATGTCGGTGAACAACTCGCTGGTATGCTGGGGCCTGGAGAAATACGGCACCGAAGAGCAGAAGCGCAAGTATCTGCCCAAGCTCACCAGCGGCGAAATCATCGGCGCCTTCTGCCTTTCCGAGCCTGAGGCTGGCTCCGACGCCACCATGCAGCGTACCACGGCCGAAGACAAAGGCGACCATTACTTGCTGAACGGCACCAAAAACTGGATTACCAACGGCTCGTCGGCCTCGGTATACCTGGTGGTGGCCCAAACCAACCCCGAGCTGAAGCACCGCGGCATCAACGTGCTGATCGTGGACAAGGACATGCCCGGTTTCGTGGTGGGTCCGAAAGAGAACAAGCTCGGCATCCGCGGCTCCGACACGCACTCCCTGATGTTCACGGACGTGAAAGTGCCCAAGGAAAACCGCATCGGTGAGGACGGCTTCGGCTTCAAGTTCGCCATGCAGGTACTGGCCGGCGGCCGGATCGGCATTGCGGCCCAGGCACTGGGCATTGCTTCCGGCGCGTTCGAGCTGTCGCTGAAATACTCCAAGGAGCGTAAGGCGTTCGGCGTGGAAATCGCCAAGCACCAGGCCATCCAGTTTAAGCTGGCCGACATGGCTACCAACATCGACGCGGCCCGCCTCTTGTGCCTGCAGGCCGCCCACGACAAGGACGCGCACCAGGACTACGCCAAGTCGGGCGCCATGGCCAAGCTCTTCGCTTCGAAAGTTGCTATGGATACCGCCGTTGAGGCCGTGCAGATCCACGGTGGCTACGGTTTTGTGAAAGAATTCCACGTGGAGCGCATGATGCGCGACGCCAAAATCACCCAGATTTACGAGGGAACCTCTGAGATTCAGAAAATTGTAATCTCACGTGAATTGCTGAAGTAA
- a CDS encoding zinc metallopeptidase, producing the protein MYYNPSPIYFLVIAAMVVSWLIQWRLRSKFSKYAQIGLQSGLSGRQIAELMLADHGITDVRVISTEGRLTDHYNPTDKTVNLSEAVYEERSAAAAAVAAHECGHAVQHATAYSMLQFRSAMVPALSGVSKFMPFILLAGVLMLRTSLIPLGVGIALFSLTTLFSFVTLPVEFDASRRALAWIDKRGVVTPQEHAMAKDALWWAAMTYVVAALSSLATLLYYVSIFMGGRDRR; encoded by the coding sequence ATGTACTATAACCCAAGTCCGATTTACTTCCTCGTCATTGCGGCGATGGTCGTAAGCTGGCTGATTCAGTGGCGGCTGCGCAGCAAGTTTTCCAAGTATGCCCAGATCGGGCTGCAGTCGGGGCTGTCAGGACGGCAGATTGCCGAGCTGATGCTGGCCGACCACGGCATTACCGACGTGCGCGTTATTTCCACCGAAGGCCGCCTCACCGACCATTACAACCCCACCGATAAGACGGTGAACCTGAGCGAGGCCGTGTATGAGGAGCGGAGCGCCGCCGCCGCGGCCGTAGCCGCCCACGAGTGCGGCCACGCCGTGCAGCACGCCACGGCCTACAGCATGCTGCAGTTCCGCTCGGCGATGGTGCCCGCCCTGAGTGGCGTGTCCAAGTTCATGCCCTTCATTCTGCTGGCCGGCGTGCTGATGCTGCGTACCTCCCTGATTCCGCTGGGCGTCGGCATTGCCTTGTTTTCCCTGACTACGCTGTTCTCCTTCGTCACGCTGCCCGTCGAGTTCGACGCCAGCCGCCGGGCCCTGGCCTGGATTGACAAGCGCGGCGTCGTGACGCCGCAGGAGCACGCCATGGCCAAAGACGCCCTCTGGTGGGCCGCCATGACTTACGTCGTAGCCGCGCTCAGCTCCCTGGCCACGCTGCTCTACTACGTGAGCATCTTTATGGGGGGCCGCGACCGGCGCTAA
- the rfaE2 gene encoding D-glycero-beta-D-manno-heptose 1-phosphate adenylyltransferase: MWSKDKIVSPAALQPLLAQWREQGKRVVFTNGCFDLLHLGHVDYLEKARHLGDVLVLGLNTDASVSRLKPGRPLQDEVSRARILASLLFVDAVVLFDEPTPLELITMVKPDILVKGDDYAVSGIVGHELVLANGGQVLTVPLVPGYSTTRIVERIQAHLHS, from the coding sequence ATGTGGAGTAAAGATAAAATCGTCAGCCCTGCGGCCTTGCAGCCCCTGCTGGCGCAGTGGCGGGAGCAGGGCAAGCGCGTGGTGTTTACCAATGGCTGCTTCGATTTGCTCCACCTGGGCCACGTCGACTACCTGGAAAAGGCCCGTCACCTCGGCGACGTGCTGGTGCTGGGCCTCAACACGGATGCTTCCGTGAGCCGGCTCAAGCCCGGCCGGCCCCTGCAAGACGAAGTGTCACGTGCGCGCATCCTGGCGTCCCTTTTGTTTGTGGATGCCGTAGTGCTGTTCGACGAGCCGACGCCGCTGGAGCTGATTACCATGGTCAAGCCCGACATCCTGGTGAAGGGCGACGACTATGCTGTCAGCGGAATTGTCGGCCACGAATTGGTGTTAGCCAACGGCGGGCAGGTCCTCACCGTACCGCTCGTGCCGGGCTACAGCACCACTCGTATCGTCGAGCGGATTCAGGCCCATCTTCACTCCTAA
- a CDS encoding lysylphosphatidylglycerol synthase transmembrane domain-containing protein produces MKTLLNILKYALLLSVSGLLMWYAVQGQDLSSIGRHVREANYSWLIITMILSALGYFSRAYRWKMQLDATKHKAPFWDVYHAMMVGYLANMVLPRMGEVIRCSILQRTSKVPVQVALGTVVTERVIDVLVLLGLLGGTLLLDFNTFWSFVTDKVLGGRYDALARNRTPLLVAGGIALLLLLGLGYALFRNLERLRQNKLFNKAVVFAKGLLAGVFSVLKLEHKGLFLFHTFFTWLVYYLMDYLAFRCFPATYSLDMKAGLAVLTFGAFGMAAPVAGGIGPFHVMVQGILLAYGISKEAGIAYALVVHGSQTLLVVLMGGISFITSMVKSGRTLRQVAAEPALAVTTDVE; encoded by the coding sequence ATGAAAACGCTACTCAATATTCTAAAGTACGCCCTGCTGCTGTCGGTATCGGGGCTGCTGATGTGGTATGCCGTGCAGGGACAGGACCTGAGCAGTATTGGCCGGCACGTGCGCGAGGCCAACTACTCCTGGCTGATTATCACCATGATCCTGTCGGCGCTGGGCTATTTCAGCCGGGCGTACCGCTGGAAAATGCAGCTCGACGCCACCAAGCACAAGGCGCCGTTCTGGGACGTGTACCACGCCATGATGGTAGGCTACCTGGCCAACATGGTGCTGCCGCGCATGGGCGAGGTTATCCGCTGCTCGATTCTGCAGCGCACCAGCAAAGTGCCGGTGCAGGTGGCCCTGGGTACCGTCGTGACGGAGCGGGTAATCGACGTGCTGGTGCTGCTGGGCCTGCTGGGCGGCACGCTACTGCTCGACTTCAACACGTTCTGGTCGTTTGTGACGGATAAAGTGCTGGGTGGGCGCTACGACGCGCTGGCCCGCAACCGGACGCCGCTGCTGGTGGCCGGTGGCATTGCGCTGCTGCTGTTGCTGGGCCTGGGCTACGCGCTGTTCCGGAACCTGGAGCGGCTGCGGCAGAACAAGCTGTTCAACAAGGCCGTGGTGTTTGCCAAAGGGCTGCTGGCCGGCGTATTCAGCGTGCTGAAGCTGGAACACAAAGGCTTGTTTCTGTTCCATACCTTCTTTACCTGGCTGGTATATTACCTGATGGACTACCTGGCGTTCCGGTGCTTTCCGGCCACGTATTCCCTGGATATGAAGGCTGGTCTGGCCGTTCTCACCTTCGGGGCCTTCGGCATGGCGGCTCCCGTAGCGGGTGGCATCGGGCCGTTTCACGTCATGGTGCAGGGCATTCTGCTGGCCTACGGTATCAGCAAGGAAGCCGGCATTGCCTACGCCCTGGTGGTGCACGGCTCCCAGACGCTGCTGGTGGTGCTCATGGGCGGCATCAGCTTTATAACGAGTATGGTAAAATCGGGCCGGACGCTACGGCAGGTAGCCGCCGAGCCCGCCCTGGCCGTGACAACCGATGTGGAGTAA
- the panD gene encoding aspartate 1-decarboxylase, with protein MHIEVLKSKIHRAKVTQAELHYVGSVTIDEDLLDAANMVENEKVTIVNVNNGERFETYTIRGERGSGMVCLNGPAARRVAVGDIVIIFSYALIDFAEAREHKPTLVFPDQHNRLV; from the coding sequence ATGCATATCGAAGTTCTCAAGTCTAAAATTCACCGGGCCAAGGTTACGCAGGCCGAGCTCCACTACGTCGGCAGCGTCACCATCGACGAAGACCTGCTGGACGCGGCCAACATGGTGGAAAATGAGAAAGTAACCATCGTCAACGTCAACAACGGGGAGCGGTTCGAAACGTACACGATTCGCGGGGAGCGGGGCTCGGGCATGGTCTGCCTCAACGGTCCGGCTGCCCGGCGCGTCGCCGTGGGCGACATCGTTATTATTTTCTCGTACGCCCTGATTGACTTTGCCGAAGCCCGGGAGCATAAGCCCACGCTCGTGTTTCCGGATCAGCACAATCGGTTGGTGTAA
- the panC gene encoding pantoate--beta-alanine ligase has translation MEILQSAAALQAQTEIWRQNKLRVGLVPTMGALHEGHLQLVRAAARENDVVVVSVFVNPTQFNNAEDFRLYPRVPDADAALLGPAGCTALFMPSVEQMYPQPTVLRFDFGPLEQVMEGEHRPGHFHGVATVVSKLFHLSRPHRAYFGQKDLQQVTIIRQLVADLSFDLEIVAYPTIREEDGLAMSSRNRRLSAEARAVAPRLYQALMLGAGLAQEQAQTPEAVQQAVAEFLAAEPAITLEYFTLADAQTLQPLAGFWPRGRTVALCLAAHLGGVRLIDNVLVTLPG, from the coding sequence ATGGAGATACTCCAATCGGCCGCCGCGTTGCAAGCCCAAACGGAAATCTGGCGGCAGAACAAATTGCGCGTCGGTCTGGTGCCCACGATGGGGGCTTTGCACGAAGGCCACCTGCAACTGGTGCGCGCCGCCGCCCGCGAGAATGACGTGGTGGTGGTCAGTGTGTTCGTGAATCCGACGCAGTTCAACAACGCCGAGGACTTCCGCCTCTACCCGCGCGTGCCCGACGCCGACGCGGCCCTGCTGGGCCCGGCCGGCTGCACGGCTTTGTTCATGCCGTCGGTCGAGCAGATGTACCCGCAGCCCACGGTGCTGCGCTTCGACTTTGGCCCGCTCGAGCAGGTGATGGAAGGGGAGCACCGCCCGGGGCACTTCCACGGCGTGGCCACGGTGGTCAGCAAGCTGTTTCATCTGAGCCGGCCGCACCGGGCCTACTTCGGGCAGAAGGACCTGCAGCAGGTAACCATCATCCGGCAGCTGGTGGCCGACTTGTCGTTCGACCTGGAAATCGTGGCCTACCCTACCATCCGGGAGGAAGACGGGCTGGCCATGTCCTCGCGCAACCGCCGCTTGTCGGCCGAGGCCCGGGCCGTGGCCCCACGGCTCTACCAGGCCCTGATGCTGGGCGCGGGCCTGGCGCAGGAGCAGGCCCAAACGCCCGAAGCCGTGCAGCAGGCCGTGGCCGAGTTTCTGGCCGCCGAGCCGGCCATTACGCTGGAGTACTTCACTCTGGCCGACGCCCAGACCCTGCAGCCGCTGGCTGGCTTCTGGCCCAGGGGGCGCACGGTGGCCCTGTGCCTGGCGGCGCACTTGGGGGGCGTGCGCCTGATTGACAACGTGTTGGTCACGCTGCCGGGGTAA
- a CDS encoding glycogen/starch synthase — protein MSKLRILYAATEINPFLQTTKVAEFLRMLPQGMQEMGMEIRIFVPRFGIINERKNRLHEVVRLSGINIAVGEEEKPLIIKVASIPNAKLQVYFIDNEDYFHRKSVLVDKNDKFHADNDERAIFFCKGVLETVKKLGWAPDIVHCNDWMTGLIPMYLKTTYKKDPIFKDAKSVFTVYNNEFSHKFEGDIIEKAKMLDIDDEMLAALKSADFGGFIKVGMEYADSVVKSDEDFSDNLNALFSEYSQKRQIGQVGTGDDVLSSYYTLYNELAN, from the coding sequence ATGTCCAAGTTGAGAATACTCTACGCTGCCACGGAAATCAACCCGTTTTTGCAGACCACCAAGGTAGCGGAGTTTCTGCGCATGTTACCGCAGGGAATGCAGGAGATGGGGATGGAAATCCGCATTTTCGTGCCCCGTTTCGGTATTATCAACGAGCGTAAGAACCGTTTGCATGAGGTAGTGCGTCTCTCGGGCATCAACATTGCCGTGGGAGAAGAAGAAAAGCCCTTGATCATCAAAGTAGCTTCCATTCCCAATGCGAAGCTGCAAGTATACTTCATCGACAATGAAGATTACTTCCACCGCAAGTCGGTGCTGGTCGATAAAAACGATAAGTTCCACGCCGACAACGACGAACGGGCTATCTTTTTCTGCAAAGGCGTGCTCGAAACGGTGAAAAAGCTGGGCTGGGCCCCGGACATCGTGCACTGCAACGACTGGATGACCGGCCTGATTCCGATGTATTTGAAGACGACCTACAAGAAGGACCCGATCTTCAAGGACGCCAAATCGGTGTTCACGGTGTACAACAACGAGTTTAGCCATAAATTTGAGGGCGACATCATCGAGAAGGCCAAAATGCTGGACATTGATGACGAAATGCTGGCGGCCCTGAAGTCGGCGGACTTCGGCGGCTTCATCAAGGTGGGCATGGAATATGCCGACTCCGTGGTGAAATCCGACGAGGATTTCAGCGACAACCTGAACGCCTTGTTCTCCGAGTACTCGCAAAAGCGGCAGATCGGCCAAGTTGGTACCGGCGACGACGTGCTTTCCTCTTACTACACGCTTTATAATGAATTGGCTAATTAG